The Opitutaceae bacterium genome contains a region encoding:
- a CDS encoding methyl-accepting chemotaxis protein: protein MKLHTKLLLSILASLALVYAVILAIEVSFQSRSIHQMAHENLLKEEEKEWRAIENLQRACNAALNTTMVAGEMEQFRELLAAQKEVRGLQELTIFDKDGVAVESTHPELKKTKLEAPLVARFQKDAASWREKTEASFLLYQPMPVSESCFECHKNYKGLTTAGLFRYRFSTADLKEAEATWVNFSEDLRRNTWKNGLYSSLALMVTAAAVITWLVKRQIARPLDNVSSALNTRVAEVAETASAINVASQELAEGAQSQAAALEESSAAVEETTSMARRTAEDAAHAMTAASDTRTAVDHARTAIDQMNSRMQGIQQATGDVGKILKTIDEIAFQTNLLALNAAVEAARAGEAGAGFAVVADEVRNLAQRCAAAARSTAELTSQVNSQVEEGAALTSTVATHLHEIMAKIETEERLIRQIAQAAKEQGAGLTQINTSVSEIDQVTQKNAGLSEEAAKAARELFHESEALRESVFALVDLLNGRKKAESPPPAPSEADPEPPSS from the coding sequence ATGAAACTCCACACCAAGCTGCTGCTGTCGATCCTTGCTAGCCTCGCTTTGGTTTATGCAGTCATTCTCGCGATCGAGGTTTCTTTCCAGTCCCGCTCAATCCATCAGATGGCGCATGAAAATCTGCTCAAGGAGGAAGAGAAGGAATGGCGTGCGATTGAAAATCTCCAACGGGCGTGCAACGCGGCGCTGAATACAACGATGGTGGCGGGCGAGATGGAGCAGTTTCGCGAACTGCTCGCAGCCCAGAAAGAAGTGCGGGGCCTTCAGGAACTGACGATCTTCGACAAGGATGGAGTTGCTGTTGAATCCACGCACCCCGAGTTGAAGAAAACAAAGCTCGAAGCCCCCTTGGTCGCTCGATTCCAAAAAGATGCCGCATCGTGGCGCGAGAAGACTGAGGCCTCTTTTTTACTCTATCAACCTATGCCGGTTTCGGAGTCATGCTTCGAATGCCACAAAAATTACAAGGGCCTCACCACTGCGGGTTTGTTCCGATACCGCTTCAGCACCGCAGACTTGAAGGAAGCCGAAGCCACTTGGGTGAACTTCAGCGAAGACCTGCGTCGAAATACGTGGAAGAATGGGCTTTACTCCTCGCTCGCCCTCATGGTCACCGCCGCCGCAGTCATCACCTGGTTGGTAAAGCGGCAAATCGCGCGGCCTTTGGATAATGTCAGCTCCGCCCTGAATACCCGGGTCGCGGAGGTTGCCGAAACCGCTTCAGCGATTAATGTCGCATCGCAGGAACTCGCCGAAGGGGCACAGTCCCAGGCAGCAGCATTGGAAGAATCAAGTGCTGCCGTTGAGGAGACCACAAGCATGGCGCGCCGCACCGCGGAGGACGCCGCGCACGCCATGACTGCCGCTTCCGACACGAGGACGGCCGTGGACCATGCCCGGACTGCCATCGACCAGATGAACAGTCGAATGCAGGGCATTCAGCAGGCCACCGGTGATGTGGGAAAGATCCTCAAGACCATCGATGAGATCGCGTTCCAGACAAATTTGCTCGCGTTGAATGCGGCCGTGGAAGCTGCGCGCGCAGGCGAGGCGGGTGCAGGCTTTGCCGTGGTCGCCGACGAGGTGCGCAACCTCGCGCAAAGGTGCGCTGCCGCGGCGCGCTCGACCGCCGAGTTGACCAGTCAGGTCAACAGTCAGGTTGAAGAAGGCGCGGCGTTGACGTCCACCGTGGCGACCCATCTCCACGAGATCATGGCGAAAATCGAGACCGAGGAGCGCCTCATTCGCCAGATTGCCCAAGCTGCGAAGGAGCAGGGCGCAGGGCTCACGCAGATCAATACCTCAGTTTCGGAGATCGACCAAGTCACCCAGAAGAATGCCGGTCTGAGCGAGGAAGCGGCAAAGGCGGCCCGCGAGCTCTTCCACGAAAGTGAAGCGCTTCGAGAAAGTGTTTTTGCCCTAGTCGACCTTTTAAACGGGCGGAAAAAGGCCGAGAGCCCCCCGCCTGCTCCCTCCGAAGCGGACCCGGAACCGCCGAGCTCCTGA
- a CDS encoding 50S ribosomal protein L11 methyltransferase, with protein MPTQAAPPNGLVMELHEVKVEIPHGAAEATDELLLELGECNWSVLEDAIAKRAWIVGIFEGEEAARASWTGLKPSLPVPPLSDETVRFLGNEDWRDSYKAHFKASQFGPLHWVPIWERDSHALKPGETAVYLDPGLAFGTGNHETTRLCAERLVTLAEPMNEAQKKAAYVIDAGCGSGILALSAVRLGFSRVFAFDNDTEAVRISEENAALNGLSGAVRFETGDLTTSLGEGTAQIVLANIQADVLMRFADALVRSVAPGGALVLSGILAHENQQVREAFAKVCPAWPVEHRVMGEWSDVLLRRPQ; from the coding sequence TTGCCCACGCAGGCCGCCCCTCCCAACGGTCTCGTCATGGAATTGCACGAGGTGAAAGTCGAGATCCCGCATGGCGCAGCTGAGGCCACTGATGAGTTGCTGCTGGAGCTCGGCGAGTGCAACTGGAGTGTGCTCGAGGACGCGATCGCCAAGCGTGCATGGATCGTAGGCATTTTCGAAGGGGAAGAGGCCGCCCGTGCGTCCTGGACCGGTTTGAAACCGTCTCTGCCGGTGCCTCCGCTTTCTGATGAGACGGTTCGGTTCCTGGGGAATGAGGACTGGCGAGACAGCTACAAGGCGCACTTTAAGGCCTCGCAATTTGGCCCCCTCCACTGGGTTCCGATCTGGGAACGCGACTCGCACGCGCTGAAGCCAGGCGAGACTGCCGTGTACCTGGATCCTGGCCTCGCCTTTGGCACGGGCAACCACGAGACCACGCGGCTATGTGCCGAACGGCTGGTGACGTTGGCCGAGCCGATGAATGAGGCGCAGAAAAAGGCCGCGTATGTCATCGACGCGGGTTGCGGTTCCGGGATCTTGGCGCTTTCAGCCGTCCGATTGGGCTTTTCGCGAGTGTTCGCCTTCGACAACGACACGGAAGCCGTGCGCATTTCCGAGGAAAACGCCGCGCTCAACGGCCTCTCAGGCGCCGTTCGGTTCGAAACAGGCGATCTCACGACGTCTTTGGGCGAAGGCACGGCTCAGATTGTCTTGGCGAACATCCAGGCGGACGTGCTGATGCGGTTTGCAGACGCGCTGGTGCGGTCTGTCGCTCCAGGAGGGGCCCTGGTACTGAGTGGTATCCTGGCGCATGAGAACCAGCAGGTACGCGAGGC